In the genome of Methanococcoides burtonii DSM 6242, the window TGAAACCGCATCCTTCTCTTTTTTCAGTGCTTCTCTTTCTATCTCGAGCTGCAATATCTTACGATCTGCCTCATCCAGCTCGGATGGTTTGCTGTCAATGGCCGTTCTTACCTTCGCAGCTGCTTCATCAACAAGGTCTATTGCCTTGTCTGGCAGGAACCTGTCCGAAATATAGCGGTTACTGAGGACCGCAGCTGCCACAAGTGCAGTATCCTTAATTCTTACTCCGTGGTGAACCTCGTATTTTTCTTTCAGTCCTCTGAGGATGGATATGGTATTTTCGACATCCGGCTGGTCAACAAGGACCGGCAGGAATCTTCTTTCAAGGGCTGCATCCTTTTCTATGTACTTGCGGTATTCGTCAAGTGTAGTAGCACCTATGCAATGCAGTTCACCTCTGGCAAGCATTGGTTTTAGCAAGTTCCCTGCATCCATCGCGCCTTCGGTGGCTCCTGCACCCACAATGGTGTGCAGCTCATCAATGAAAAGGATGATCTGTCCTTCGGAATCAGCAACTTCTTTTAAGACCGCTTTAAGGCGTTCTTCAAACTCTCCTCTGAATTTTGCTCCTGCGATAAGTGCACCCATGTCTAATGCTATGATCTTCTTATTTTTCATATCCTCGGGGATGTCATGCTTGGCAATACGCAGAGCAAGTCCTTCTACAATAGCTGTCTTGCCAACCCCTGCTTCTCCTATGAGTACGGGATTATTCTTTCTGCGGCGTGAAAGGATCTCTATGGTATGCCTTATCTCCTGATCCCTACCTATTACCGGGTCAAGTTTTCCCTGTGCTGCAAGTTCGGTGAAGTCAATTCCGTATTTCTTGAGCGGTTCCATTGTGTCTTCTGGATTTTCGCTGGTAATGCGCCGATTCCCCCTTAGTTTTTTAATTGCTTCTAGTGTGGCATCTATTGTGATGCCTGCTTCTTCGAGTATCCGGTAACTTGTGCTCTCTTTTTCTTTCAGGAGTGCGATGAGCACATGTTCTACACTTATGTATTCATCATTCATTGAACTTGCTTCATTTTCAGCCGTGTCCAATACTCTGCTGTATGCCTGACTTACGTAAGTCTGTCCACTTCCTGATCCGGATACCTGTGGCAGTTCTGACAAATGGTCTTCAAGTTCCTTTATTATCGACTGATTTTCAGCCCCTATTCTGTCAAGAATGGTAGGTACAAGCCCACCAGTTTGTTCCACCAATGCAAGCAACAGATGTTCGCATTCTGTTTGTTGGTTATAATATCTTGCAGCAATGGAGAAAGACTTCTGTATGGCTTCCTGTGCTTTCTGTGTAAAACGGTTAAGGTCCATTTTTACCTCCGTATATATGGTGATGCAATGGTATTCGAGATTCTGTCCTTTTTAACATCTGTAACTGAAACATTTCCCCCCTGTTCCACGTATAATCTCAGATATTCAAATGGTTTGTTATTGTTTGATCATCAACTAATGTCAAACAAGTTCATTTAGTGTATATCACATTTAAACATTTCTAAAAAAATAGTACTCAACATGCTTACAAATATTTCCGAGGGGTGGGGTAACGTTGGAGACTCTTGCAAAAATCTTGGCATTAAAATTTCAAGTGGCAATCATCATCTTCAAAACTTCATAGATGCCTGTCTTGTCTATATAAAAAAAAGATTTCTGTATTTGCGTGGTGGTAGTCTCAAAACAGCGGTATGTGAGATGAGAACGGATTCTGAGAGGATATTCGATGAGTTAGAAATAATAACGGAAGTTATTGATAATGAGATTGGACTTAAATGCCGTCCTCATTGTATTATAATTTACAATGGTACTAAATTTGTATTTGTATGTATACACTTATATATGGTATCAAGCATACTTAATTGTGTAACACTGTTTGTGGGGACAACGTGTTTAGTAATGTGGGGTATGGGAATGTACATTGTCACTGGATCTTCCGGTGAAGGGCTTTCGGGCTCATCACATACATCTGAAAAAGATGGCCTTTTAGAAGGAAATGAACTGGAGCTTTTATGTCTGAGCTTTGATTTTATAGATGGCAAGATATCCTTTGAACAGGTTGCACAGCGAATAGTTGAAAAGATTCCCTTTATTTTCATTCATCCTGATAATGTATGTGCATGCATAGATATTCAAGATTCCTTTTACACATCCTCAAATTTCAAAAGGACAAATAATTCTCTTAGTTATAATGTTTCTTTGGATGATGAGTCTGTTGGGGTCATTTCTGTATACATTTTGGATGAATTGGCTGATATGGATTCCCGTTTGTTTTCTAAAAAAGAAGAAGAGATGTTCAAAAGAGTTGCCAATCACATTGAAATGATGTTAATGCATCGGAATATGCATACTTCCTCCTTTGAAAAAGAGCAGTCATATCGTTTTCTTGTAGAGAACATCAAGGATATGGTCTACTCTATTGATGTGGATATGAACCTGTTATACATTAGTCCGCAGGTTATTTTTTATGGTTATACTCCTGAACAGATCTCTTCTGGAAACTGGCTGGATATAGTTCATCCTGATGACAGGGGAAGGCTCATTGATAGTTATCGCGCTACGGTCAAAAATGAATTTAATGAACCGACTGTTTTCAGAATATTCGATTCAGATGGGCATATTTACTGGATGGAAGAAATGGGGATGCCTCTGCTGAATTCATCGGGTGAGGTTACGAGTATTAGCGGTATTATTAGAGATGTGACTGAACGAAAGGATCTGGAGGATGCGTTAAAAAAACGTGTAGAATTTGAAAGAATAATTAGTGATATATCATCAAGTTTCATTAATTTTTCATCAGATGAGCTTGATGGAAAAATGCATGATGCTATAGAATCGATTGGCAATATTTCTGATATAACTCAGTGTTATATTTATGATTATTCTTATGGAAGTTCTCTTTTTTCCATTATTTATGAATGAAAAAGAGGGTAAAGAACCTCTTGAAAGTATGGGCGATCTTCCGATCTCAAAAGTTCCAATGCTGTTTAACGATCTAATATCTGGTATAAATGTTGTAGTTTCGTCTCTTGATGAACTCCCTTCTGATATGGGTGCAGAAATATGTCAGGTCGATAATTGTCATGTAAGATCATTTGTTGTTGTGCCAATGATCGTAAAGAACAAGTTGATTGGTTTTATTGGTTTTAACAACAATGAAAAGGAAGTACGATGGTCAGATATTGAAGTAGACATGTTCTCTTTTGTGGGTATGATCATTGGAAATGCATTACAACACGAACGTTATAATAATGTCCTTTGTGAAAATGAAATGTATTTCCGTTCTCTTTTTGAAGAGAGCAATGATGCGGTATTGATCCATATTCAGGATGGCACGATCTTAAATATCAACAAAAAAGCCTGTGAGATGTTAGGGTATGAAAGGAGTACTCTCTGCAACATTAATGCTTACTCTTTGTATGATGAAAAGCTGTATGATGGACTTCCTGTTTTTGCAAGAAAGGTACTCTCCGAAAAATTTGCTCACTCCAAATCGTGTATGATAAGAGCCGATGGCAGTATTATTGATGTTTCAATAAGTTCTTCTTTCGTTGATCGAAATAAGGGTGTTATTCAGAGCATTGTTCGGGATATTACTGTTGAAAAAGAAGCTGAGCAAGAACTAAGATGCTATCGCTTGAAATTGGAAGATAAAGTGAAAGAAAGGACTGAAAAATTGACTCGTGCTAATGAGCAGCTTGAAGAAGAAATATTTGAGCGTAATTTAATTGAAGTTTTGATGAGTGAGAATGAGCTTCTCCTGAGTAACGTTCTTGAATCATCAAGTGATGGCATTGCTTTTTTTGATATGGACAATAATACAAAGTTAATGAATTCCCAATTCCGTAATATGTGGGAAATTCCTAAAGATGTAGTTGCTGATATGAACTACATCGATATTTTCACAAATTATGGTTTTCAACATCTTGAGAATGCAGAATCTGTATTATCAAAGGTACGTAAATTCTCAAGCCGATACGAAAAAGACAGTGGATTGCTTTATTTTAAAGATGGACGTATAATTGAGTATAATCTGTTCCCGGTTATTAAAGATGGAGTAGCCCAGGGACATGTCTGTAATTGTCGTGATGTAACTATTAATAAAAAAGCAGAAGCTGAACTTAAGAAGTATGCAGATGATCTGGAATATTCTAATGAACTAAAGGATCTGCTCGCAGATATCTTGCGGCATGATCTGTTAAACCCGGTTGGGATAGTAAAAGGTTTTCTTTCTGTTCTTATACAAAAGGAATATGATCCCAAGATGCTTGATATGCTCAGAAAGGCCGAAATGAGCAATCTGAAGGTTATCGATACGATCGAGATGGTTTCTAAACTTTCAAAACTTGATTCAGTTGAAGAAATTGAGTTTAGCGTTATAGATATTGGTCTCATGATAAACATTGCAAAAACGAACTTAGGGGCAATGTTTAAGAATAAGGATATGAGGGCTTTATGCAGATTCAGTGGTAATTATCCGGCAAAAGCTAATATAATGGTCGAGGAAGTGTTCGCAAACCTACTTTCAAATGCTATAAAATACAGCCCGAAAGGTAGTACTATCTATATTGATATTTTAGATGCAGGCGATGAATGGAAAGTACAGTTCACTGATTTTGGTGAAGGCATTTCCGATGAGGAAAAAGATTTTGTTTTTGAAAGGTTCAAGCGGGTTAACAAGACTAATATTAAAGGAACTGGCATCGGTCTTGCCATCGTACGGAAGATAGTCGATCTTCATGGAGGTCACTTTGGAGTTGAGGATAATCCCGATGGGAAAGGATGTGTTTTCTGGATCACTCTGAAAAAAGGATGATCATCGTTCTTCCTACCAAATTGGCTATATATCTGCAAGGCAATGTCATTGCATCAGGAACATGGTAGATATAATGGTCGAAGATACAATTACTGATAGGGACAACGTGCTTTTTGAAGCGGGTATAAAGCTTGGAGCTTTATATCATCAGTTCACAGGTTCTCCGGTGAATCTTCGTACGGTGGGAAGCCTTGAGACAGCTATTGCACAGAGCATTTCAGTGCAGCCTTGTGTGGAGAACATCACTGTGAGCATAGATCGGGATATTCTAGGCTCAAAGCTCAACGATGAGTTCGGTTACTGCGAGCTTGAAGGACGTATGCTCAATGTTCAGATAGATGCAAGATACGAATCAGCAAAAGTGCATGTTTCAATGGAGTTCAACAAGGAACTTGACTATCCTTTGATGAAAATTGATAAAATAGACTGACCACTTATGATAGCGGTCAGATGTCGGAGAAGGCTTTTACGACCTTCTCATTCTGTTCTTTTGTTCCAATGGTTACACGTATAAGTGATAGACCGGCATGTGCAAAGGATGTGCAGTCGCGCACAATAATACCTTTTTTGAGCAATTCTGTAGTGACATCGCGTGCTTTGTGCGGTGCTACATCGACAAGTACGAAGTTAGCCTGCGTGTCGTAGACCTTAAAAGGCAATTCTTCCTGAAGGAACTTCTTTCCTTTAACTGTAAGTTCGATACTTTTATTCAGGTGTTCTGTGTCTGAGAGTGCAGCTATGCCTGCAGCCATTGCAGCCGTACTGACATTGAAGGGGGTCGCTATCTTCATGTATTCTTCTCTGAGCCACTCCGGCATTATGCCGTATCCCATTCTCATGCCGGCAAGGCCAAATGCTTTTGAAAATGTCCTGCCCACAATGATGTTGTCATGTTGGAGTACAAGATGTGCAATATTCTTCTCGGCAAATTCCACATATGCCTCATCCACGAAAACAAGTGCATCGGTAGCTGTTGCGATCTTCAGTATGTCTTCTTCAGGAATGACATTTCCTGTGGGGTTGTTCGGGGAGCATAGGAATATCATCTTCGTATTCGGGGTGAGGGCTGCCAGTAATTTATCCACATTGATCGAAAAGTCCTTTTCACGCTGGACATATACCGTAGTTGCACCGTTGGCACGTGCAGCTATCTCATAGTAGGAGAAGGTCGGGGTAGTAATCACTACTTCGTCACCGTTAGCTATGACAAGCCTTGCCAGTCCGTCCAGCAATCCATCCATCCCGGGACCGGATGCAACAATATTGGCTGCAGGTATATCTGTATACTCAGATATCGCATCCACAAGCTCGCGTGCATCTGCTGAAGGATAGATACTGATTCCTTGTGCATTTGCGATGAGTGCTTCAACAGCTTTTGGTGAAGGTCCAAGGGGATTCTCGTTCGATCCGAGCTTGATAACAGAGGATGGTTCAAGTCCATAGTTCTTTACTATATCCTCTATGGATCTACCGGGGACATATTTGGCAATGGATCCTATCTCATCCTTTATCAGTTCATATCTGGCCAATGATCTCGACCACCTTGTCTATCTGTTCCTTTGTTATTATTAGTGGAGGTGCGATGCGTATGACCTTCTCGGAAGTGCAGTTCAAAAGAATGCCATTGTCCCTTGCAAGGTCTACGATGTCTGCACAAGCCCTGTTAATTTCGACACCTATCATAAGACCGCGTCCACGAACTTCGACAATGCTGTCGTTATCAAGGGAATTTAGCTCGTTCATGAAGTACTGTCCCATCTCTGCCGAGCGTTCCACCAGCTTCTCATCCCTTATCACATTGATAGATGCTAAAGCTGCGGCACAAGCAAGGGGTCCTCCGCCGAAAGTTGCAGCATGCTGGCTCTTTTCAAATGAAATTCCATCGCGTGCCACAATGGCACCCATTGGGAATCCGCCACCTATAGCCTTTGCCATGGTCATGATGTCCGGTTTGACCTTTGAATGATCCTTGCAGAACCATTTACCTGTCCTTCCAAAGCCTGTCTGCACTTCATCGAATATCAGGAGCATCTCGTTCTCATCACATATCTCGCGCACTTCTCTCAGGTATTCGTCTGAAGGCACATTTATGCCACCTTCTCCCTGTATGGGCTCTACGATGACGGCAGCGGTATCTTCAGTAACTGTATCCCTTATGGCCTGTGCGCTGTTGTATGGTACGAATCTCTCTCCCTGTATGAGCGGTTCGAAAGGTTTCCTGTAAGTGGATTTGTATGTGACTGTCAGTGAACCCATGGTCCTTCCATGGAAGGAGTTCTCAGTAGCTATGAATTCCTTCTTGCCGGTGGCGACCCTTGCCAGTTTCATTGCAGCTTCCACGGCTTCTGTTCCGGAATTGCAGAAAAATGCACGTCCCATGCCTGAAATGTTCACAAGTTCTTCGGCAAAGTTTGCCTGGACATCTGTGTAATAGAGATTGGAAGTGTGTATGAGCTTGCCTGCCTGCTTGCTGAGGGCCTCGACTATTTTTGGATGGCAGTGTCCAACATTGTTCACAGCGATCCCGGCAACACAGTCGATGAATTCCCTGCCCTCAATATCACGGACAATTGAACCCTGTCCGCTTTCAAGCGCTAATGGCTGGCGAGTGTATGTCTGCATTACATACTTTGAATCTTTCTCAACAATTGAATTGTAATCTTTTGATAGAGTAGTCTCTTTGGTCATAAAAAGCCTCTAAATAGTTAATAATGGTCAAATATCAAGCGTCATAAGCTCATTTTCATTTAAGGTCCTGTCTTCTTCCCGTACAAAGACAATTCCTCCGGATGCTCTCATGACACCGTCAACACGTGCACTTTCGTGTATCTTTATGGAATTGGCATTTATCTCTCCAAGAACATGTGTCCCTTTGTTGATGTATACATCACCTCTGGATACAATGTTCCCGTGTATGATATTATCTTCTCCGAGGTCCACGTTGGTAAGGGTACGGATACTTCCATAAAGCGTGGTATTTTTCCCCATCTCGAGCATGGATGCACGGATGTTACCGACAAGGCGACAATTGTTGCCTATGGTCGCCGTGGATGGTACTCTGATGGAATCTATGGATATCTTAGAACCATTAGGGACGATCATAGCGGCACTCCCAATAGTCTCGATTTCTTCATCGAAAAGCTCATCAAGTGCCTTTTCTACTTCTTCATCCTTACCCATGCGCAAAAGTTCTGTCAGATAAAGGAAAAGGTATGCTATAACAGGAATCGGGTTCCTGACAACTATCCAGCCCTTTGCTTCAAAACCGCTGCTGATCTTCACATCATTGCCAATATCAAGGTCGCCTTTTACTA includes:
- a CDS encoding polymer-forming cytoskeletal protein; this encodes MEERNIVLDGDIVVGNHSDIRYGIIANAAILGERVEVSGDIVASSDIRIDIWSHIGGNVKTKKNAYIGEFVTIDGRLVVKGDLDIGNDVKISSGFEAKGWIVVRNPIPVIAYLFLYLTELLRMGKDEEVEKALDELFDEEIETIGSAAMIVPNGSKISIDSIRVPSTATIGNNCRLVGNIRASMLEMGKNTTLYGSIRTLTNVDLGEDNIIHGNIVSRGDVYINKGTHVLGEINANSIKIHESARVDGVMRASGGIVFVREEDRTLNENELMTLDI
- the hisC gene encoding histidinol-phosphate transaminase, encoding MARYELIKDEIGSIAKYVPGRSIEDIVKNYGLEPSSVIKLGSNENPLGPSPKAVEALIANAQGISIYPSADARELVDAISEYTDIPAANIVASGPGMDGLLDGLARLVIANGDEVVITTPTFSYYEIAARANGATTVYVQREKDFSINVDKLLAALTPNTKMIFLCSPNNPTGNVIPEEDILKIATATDALVFVDEAYVEFAEKNIAHLVLQHDNIIVGRTFSKAFGLAGMRMGYGIMPEWLREEYMKIATPFNVSTAAMAAGIAALSDTEHLNKSIELTVKGKKFLQEELPFKVYDTQANFVLVDVAPHKARDVTTELLKKGIIVRDCTSFAHAGLSLIRVTIGTKEQNEKVVKAFSDI
- a CDS encoding PAS domain S-box protein; translated protein: MNEKEGKEPLESMGDLPISKVPMLFNDLISGINVVVSSLDELPSDMGAEICQVDNCHVRSFVVVPMIVKNKLIGFIGFNNNEKEVRWSDIEVDMFSFVGMIIGNALQHERYNNVLCENEMYFRSLFEESNDAVLIHIQDGTILNINKKACEMLGYERSTLCNINAYSLYDEKLYDGLPVFARKVLSEKFAHSKSCMIRADGSIIDVSISSSFVDRNKGVIQSIVRDITVEKEAEQELRCYRLKLEDKVKERTEKLTRANEQLEEEIFERNLIEVLMSENELLLSNVLESSSDGIAFFDMDNNTKLMNSQFRNMWEIPKDVVADMNYIDIFTNYGFQHLENAESVLSKVRKFSSRYEKDSGLLYFKDGRIIEYNLFPVIKDGVAQGHVCNCRDVTINKKAEAELKKYADDLEYSNELKDLLADILRHDLLNPVGIVKGFLSVLIQKEYDPKMLDMLRKAEMSNLKVIDTIEMVSKLSKLDSVEEIEFSVIDIGLMINIAKTNLGAMFKNKDMRALCRFSGNYPAKANIMVEEVFANLLSNAIKYSPKGSTIYIDILDAGDEWKVQFTDFGEGISDEEKDFVFERFKRVNKTNIKGTGIGLAIVRKIVDLHGGHFGVEDNPDGKGCVFWITLKKG
- the clpB gene encoding ATP-dependent chaperone ClpB — encoded protein: MDLNRFTQKAQEAIQKSFSIAARYYNQQTECEHLLLALVEQTGGLVPTILDRIGAENQSIIKELEDHLSELPQVSGSGSGQTYVSQAYSRVLDTAENEASSMNDEYISVEHVLIALLKEKESTSYRILEEAGITIDATLEAIKKLRGNRRITSENPEDTMEPLKKYGIDFTELAAQGKLDPVIGRDQEIRHTIEILSRRRKNNPVLIGEAGVGKTAIVEGLALRIAKHDIPEDMKNKKIIALDMGALIAGAKFRGEFEERLKAVLKEVADSEGQIILFIDELHTIVGAGATEGAMDAGNLLKPMLARGELHCIGATTLDEYRKYIEKDAALERRFLPVLVDQPDVENTISILRGLKEKYEVHHGVRIKDTALVAAAVLSNRYISDRFLPDKAIDLVDEAAAKVRTAIDSKPSELDEADRKILQLEIEREALKKEKDAVSKERVADLEKELADIRAESDAMRAKWQSEKDTIANLGSLKQQIEDIKIQLELAENSGDFELASKLKYGSLTPLEHQYKEEETKLQEQQDDMLLKEEVWEEDIAQVVSQWTNIPVTRLMEGEREKLTHLEEKLHERIVGQNETVKAVSDAIIRAYAGIKDPKRPIGSFIFLGPTGVGKTELAKALAAEMFNDENNMIRIDMSEYMEKHTVSRLIGAPPGYIGHDEGGQLTEAVRRRPYAVVLFDEIEKAHHDVFNVMLQILDDGRLTDSHGRTVDFKNTLIIMTSNICVDRTLSKLEEGEDYAKMQEMAQNELAKHFRPEFINRIDELAIFRPLTKEQLVTIVDIKATDLIQRLKEKRMVLEISKKAKHYLAEAGYSETYGARPLKRVIQNEVETAVAKLIVGGQALEGSTIEVDADDRGIVVNVRTEPAKQ
- a CDS encoding dihydroneopterin aldolase family protein, yielding MVDIMVEDTITDRDNVLFEAGIKLGALYHQFTGSPVNLRTVGSLETAIAQSISVQPCVENITVSIDRDILGSKLNDEFGYCELEGRMLNVQIDARYESAKVHVSMEFNKELDYPLMKIDKID
- a CDS encoding PAS domain-containing protein, which translates into the protein MVSSILNCVTLFVGTTCLVMWGMGMYIVTGSSGEGLSGSSHTSEKDGLLEGNELELLCLSFDFIDGKISFEQVAQRIVEKIPFIFIHPDNVCACIDIQDSFYTSSNFKRTNNSLSYNVSLDDESVGVISVYILDELADMDSRLFSKKEEEMFKRVANHIEMMLMHRNMHTSSFEKEQSYRFLVENIKDMVYSIDVDMNLLYISPQVIFYGYTPEQISSGNWLDIVHPDDRGRLIDSYRATVKNEFNEPTVFRIFDSDGHIYWMEEMGMPLLNSSGEVTSISGIIRDVTERKDLEDALKKRVEFERIISDISSSFINFSSDELDGKMHDAIESIGNISDITQCYIYDYSYGSSLFSIIYE
- a CDS encoding acetylornithine transaminase; this translates as MTKETTLSKDYNSIVEKDSKYVMQTYTRQPLALESGQGSIVRDIEGREFIDCVAGIAVNNVGHCHPKIVEALSKQAGKLIHTSNLYYTDVQANFAEELVNISGMGRAFFCNSGTEAVEAAMKLARVATGKKEFIATENSFHGRTMGSLTVTYKSTYRKPFEPLIQGERFVPYNSAQAIRDTVTEDTAAVIVEPIQGEGGINVPSDEYLREVREICDENEMLLIFDEVQTGFGRTGKWFCKDHSKVKPDIMTMAKAIGGGFPMGAIVARDGISFEKSQHAATFGGGPLACAAALASINVIRDEKLVERSAEMGQYFMNELNSLDNDSIVEVRGRGLMIGVEINRACADIVDLARDNGILLNCTSEKVIRIAPPLIITKEQIDKVVEIIGQI